In Ipomoea triloba cultivar NCNSP0323 chromosome 7, ASM357664v1, a single genomic region encodes these proteins:
- the LOC116024418 gene encoding squamosa promoter-binding-like protein 6, whose protein sequence is MECWSHGLDNEGSLLFSEYDVQVNAFSDFDKNMIFAPSYEEINEGADFMELWTNNNNNINNSNIDNNFTSNTILSSDNNNDNFSSIMMFSDDDMMNNNKWKRIPAIESRSDECCNGYGGLESYGQSTLAKKEKMMMITGFNPCSQIPIICQVDGCKMDLSSSKYYHQRHRVCLDHSKATKAILHGVEQRFCQQCSRFHLLAEFDEDKRSCRKRLACHNKRRRKTRFHTHWDARLLLEMASQGASPFLIPEILSGNPSLWQEQENKTSKDRRHSMLSFYDALPAAGNLVEMLSPVQQLSGGEVCGSAFSLLSAQTRANDHHRPDSKKSKNYMNYSKKRLKTSRPGRSGPIIDLQQLSTHIRRVEQQRSSVQVMNQE, encoded by the exons ATGGAGTGTTGGAGCCATGGTTTGGATAATGAAGGAAGCCTATTGTTCTCGGAGTATGATGTGCAAGTAAACGCATTCTCTGATTTCGATAAAAACATGATTTTTGCCCCTAGTTATGAGGAAATTAATGAAGGTGCAGACTTCATGGAACTATggaccaacaacaacaacaacatcaacaacaGTAACATTGACAATAATTTTACTAGTAACACTATATTATctagtgataataataatgataattttagTAGTATAATGATGTTTTCTGATGATGATATGATGAACAACAATAAGTGGAAAAGAATACCAGCAATTGAATCCAGATCTGACGAATGCTGCAATGGCTATGGAGGATTGGAGAGTTATGGGCAATCTACATTGGCTAAGAaggagaagatgatgatgatcacAGGTTTTAATCCCTGTAGTCAAATCCCAATAATCTGCCAAGTTGATGGGTGTAAAATGGATCTTAGTTCCTCCAAATACTATCACCAGAGGCATAGAGTCTGCTTGGACCATTCCAAAGCCACCAAAGCCATTCTTCATGGTGTTGAGCAGAGATTTTGCCAGCAATGTAGCAG GTTTCATTTGTTAGCAGAATTTGATGAGGACAAGCGCAGTTGTCGGAAGCGTCTTGCCTGCCACAATAAGCGCCGCAGAAAGACTCGCTTTCATACTCACTGGg ATGCAAGGTTATTATTGGAAATGGCTTCACAAGGGGCATCCCCATTTCTTATTCCTGAAATACTTTCTGGGAACCCCAGCTTGTGGCAAGAACAGGAGAACAAGACAAGTAAAGATAGGCGGCATAGTATGTTGTCATTCTATGATGCCCTCCCAGCCGCCGGCAACCTTGTAGAAATGTTGTCACCGGTTCAACAACTGTCCGGCGGGGAGGTTTGCGGCAGTGCTTTCTCTCTTCTGTCTGCCCAGACCAGAGCAAATGACCATCATCGTCCCGACAGCAAAAAATCAAAGAATTATATGAATTACAGCAAAAAACGTTTGAAGACATCTCGGCCAGGAAGGAGTGGACCGATCATTGATCTGCAGCAGTTGTCAACCCATATCCGACGAGTGGAGCAGCAGAGAAGCTCAGTGCAAGTGATGAACCAAGAATAG
- the LOC116024416 gene encoding TMV resistance protein N-like yields MASSSSSTVWVYDVFLSFRGETRKSFIDHLYEDLRQAEINTFRDDEEIRKGENISDELLKAIEGSKISIIVFSKTYAQSRWCLDELVKILDCKKNLQQMVLPIFYNVDPSEVRKQTGEFGKALTQHRQRFDDQKVDEWKVALTTIADLSGWDLQTMTNGYESKFIKKITEKVMREVNRTYMNVAKYPVGIESRLSDILHLLRTQKHNDVKMFGIFGMGGVGKTTLAKAIYNLSFQKFESYCFIANIRSQASDGYNGLVRLQEKLLCKTLNGNKLEIDNVDEGISLIKERLRSKSVLIVLDDIDDTRQLESLAGQRNWFGSGSTIIITTRDVQLLSDLEAHEKYMVETLSHDESLQLLSWHAFGVPIPLEEYIELSKRIASYTCGLPLALTIIGSHLRGKSVQEWSDDAEKLEGIPHDDVLKILKISYDSLDDDTQNIFLDIACFFIGQNKNDTSMILEACGFYAKSGIRILIERCLLTTYGGGKFERLHMHDLVRNLGREIVRKESLREPCKQSRLIDPKDVFDVLHGNKGTKAIEGMIVNSNMLKNVPLNTQIFKKMVKLRILILNGTCLSGSFKYLSNELRLLRLHNCHLSCIPSNFRCEKLVELDMKGSNIKEFQCNMQHFRCLKILKFDYCEQLKKTPNFTGAHTLQKVSFYGCSNLVKVHPSIGCMERLVELNFFYCKKLKVLPSSICKLKSLEVLRLSFCVKLMELPIDLGKLELLRELDAYETGISHIPFSLGCLRNLKELDMGRSCYLQSLPFRLCHLSNLKDLRLEDFQNLRILVELPPNLVVLSAKNCVSLEKIVNVSNLKKLEILNLKNCQSLVELPNMESISSLEGLDISNCNALSIPDNYLHEEDFPIALRSLSSSLNEIDLMGSYYLQSLLLSLCHQYSNLDGLYLDDLQNLKSLPQLPPNLERLSAKNCVSLEKIADLSNLKRLEWLNIQNCKSLVELSGLESLESLKFLRIANCISLRIPPIEKWFKVHPKDDCAYIDVEVDGRGRISCSFQLTKPFIEILMNVIDPSEIDYADDGRNRIYLSVRSKSSGANWILVEPKHKQMKRCWFDFLMTMMGEELEVYVEVHAWQKIFCVCEIHRNSEGEVRFFPSTGGCIPSYNKEDGEKKRKRKVEIGRGGQRRFLPITRGLIPCVMTQLGQDGQRKRKRKVQIDRGGRSIRQRRL; encoded by the exons atggcttcttcttcttcatctactGTCTGGGTGTATGATgtttttttgagttttagagGAGAAACACGAAAATCCTTTATTGATCATCTATATGAAGATTTGCGTCAAGCTGAAATTAACACCTTTCGAGATGATGAAGAAATCCGTAAAGGTGAGAACATCTCTGATGAGCTATTGAAGGCCATCGAGGGGTCCAAGATATCCATCATCGTATTTTCCAAAACATATGCCCAATCCAGATGGTGTCTTGATGAACTCGTAAAGATTCTAGACTGTAAGAAAAATTTGCAACAGATGGTTCTGCCTATATTCTATAACGTTGATCCTTCAGAG GTTCGTAAACAAACAGGTGAATTTGGTAAGGCATTGACTCAGCATCGACAACGATTTGATGATCAAAAAGTTGATGAGTGGAAAGTTGCACTCACTACTATTGCTGATTTGTCCGGGTGGGATTTGCAAACCATGACAAACGG GTATGAATCTAAGTTCATCAAAAAAATTACTGAAAAGGTAATGCGGGAAGTGAATCGTACATACATGAATGTTGCAAAGTATCCCGTTGGAATTGAATCTCGTTTGAGTGATATACTTCATTTATTGCGAACTCAAAAACATAATGATGTCAAGATGTTTGGAATTTTTGGCATGGGTGGTGTGGGAAAAACAACCCTTGCCAAAGCCATTTATAACTTGAGTTTTCAAAAGTTTGAAAGTTATTGCTTTATCGCAAACATTAGATCACAAGCTTCGGATGGGTACAATGGTTTAGTTCGTCTACAAGAGAAACTTCTTTGCAAAACACTGAACGGAAACAAACTTGAAATAGATAATGTTGATGAAGGAATAAGTTTGATTAAAGAAAGACTGCGATCAAAAAGTGTTCTTATTGTTCTTGATGACATAGACGACACTCGTCAACTAGAATCATTAGCAGGACAACGAAATTGGTTTGGTTCAGGGAGCACAATTATAATAACAACTAGAGATGTTCAGTTGTTGAGTGACCTGGAAGCACATGAGAAGTACATGGTAGAAACGTTAAGCCATGATGAATCCTTGCAACTCTTGAGTTGGCATGCTTTTGGTGTTCCTATACCATTAGAGGAGTATATTGAACTATCCAAGAGGATAGCAAGTTATACGTGTGGACTTCCACTCGCACTTACAATTATAGGTTCTCATTTGCGTGGCAAATCAGTGCAAGAATGGAGTGATGATGCTGAGAAATTAGAAGGGATACCTCATGATGATGTTctaaaaattcttaaaataagttatgatTCACTTGATGATGATACTCAGAATATCTTTCTTGACATTGCTTGCTTTTTTATTGGGCAAAACAAAAATGACACTTCTATGATATTGGAAGCTTGTGGTTTTTATGCTAAAAGTGGAATAAGAATTTTGATTGAAAGATGCTTGTTGACAACATATGGAGGTGGAAAGTTTGAAAGGCTTCATATGCATGATTTAGTACGAAATTTGGGAAGAGAAATTGTTCGAAAAGAATCTCTACGAGAGCCATGCAAACAAAGTAGATTGATTGACCCAAAGGATGTCTTTGATGTTCTTCACGGGAACAAG ggcACAAAAGCAATTGAAGGGATGATTGTAAATTCTAACATGTTAAAGAATGTGCCTTTGAATACTCAAATATTCAAAAAGATGGTAAAGTTACGAATACTCATATTGAATGGTACGTGTCTTAGCggatcttttaaatatttatctaATGAGCTCAGGCTGCTTAGATTACACAATTGCCATTTGAGTTGCATACCATCTAATTTTCGCTGTGAGAAACTTGTTGAGTTAGACATGAAAGGTAGCAATATCAAAGAATTCCAATGCAATATGCAG CATTTTAGATGCTTGAAGATCTTAAAGTTTGATTATTGTGAACAACTTAAGAAAACACCAAACTTTACTGGGGCACATACTCTTCAAAAAGTATCCTTTTACGGGTGTTCAAATTTGGTCAAGGTACACCCATCAATTGGATGTATGGAGAGACTTGTTgaattaaatttcttttattgcAAGAAACTCAAGGTTCTTCCAAGTAGCATTTGCAAGTTAAAATCACTTGAAGTTTTAAGGTTGAGTTTTTGCGTAAAACTGATGGAGCTTCCAATTGACTTGGGAAAATTAGAGTTACTAAGAGAGTTAGATGCTTATGAAACTGGCATCTCACATATACCATTTTCTTTGGGATGTTTGAGAAATCTAAAGGAACTGGATATGG gAAGAAGTTGTTATCTTCAAAGCTTACCCTTTCGCCTTTGTCATCTTTCAAACTTGAAAGATCTTCGCTTGGAGGATTTCCAAAATCTTAGAATACTTGTAGAACTTCCTCCTAATTTGGTGGTGCTctctgcaaaaaattgtgtctCATTGGAAAAAATAGTAAATGTATCAAACTTGAAGAAACTTGAAATATTGAATCTTAAAAACTGTCAAAGTTTGGTTGAGCTTCCAAACATGGAGAGTATTTCATCCTTAGAAGGGCTTGACATAAGCAATTGCAATGCTTTGAGTATTCCTGACAACTATTTGCATGAAGAAGATTTTCCAATTGCTCTTAGGAGTTTGTCCTCCTCGTTGAATGAAATAGATTTAATGGGAAGTTATTATCTTCAAAGTTTACTATTAAGCCTTTGCCATCAATATTCCAATTTGGACGGTCTCTACTTGGACGATCTGCAGAATCTTAAATCACTTCCACAACTTCCTCCTAATTTGGAGAGACTCTCTGCAAAGAATTGTGTCTCATTAGAAAAGATAGCAGATCTATCCAACTTGAAAAGACTTGAATGGCTAAATATTCAGAACTGCAAAAGTTTGGTTGAGCTTTCAGGCTTGGAGAGTCTTGAATCCTTAAAATTTCTTAGGATAGCAAATTGCATCAGTTTGAGGATTCCTCCGATTGAAAAGTGGTTCAAG GTACATCCCAAAGATGATTGTGCCTATATTGATGTGGAAGTAGATGGCCGGGGTAGAATATCCTGCAGTTTTCAATTGACGAAACCATTCATTGAAATCCTGATGAATGTGATTGATCCCAGTGAAATTGATTATGCTGATGATGGTCGTAATAGAATTTATTTGAGTGTGAGAAGCAAAAGCAGTGGTGCTAATTGGATTCTAGTGGAACCCAAACATAAGCAAATGAAGCGGTGCTGGTTTGACTTTCTAATGACAATGATGGGAGAAGAATTGGAGGTGTATGTAGAAGTCCATGCTTGGCAGAAGATATTTTGTGTATGTGAAATACATAGAAACAGCGAAGGGGAAGTgcgtttctttccatccacaGGGGGATGCATTCCTTCCTATAATAAGGAAGATGgagagaagaagaggaaaaggaaagTGGAGATAGGTAGAGGCGGACAGAGGCGTTTCCTTCCAATCACAAGGGGATTGATTCCTTGTGTTATGACCCAGCTGGGACAAGATGGACAAaggaagaggaaaaggaagGTGCAGATAGACAGAGGCGGCAGATCTATCCGCCAGAGGCGGTTATAA
- the LOC116024415 gene encoding TMV resistance protein N-like, translating into MASSSLRSHSKYDVFLSFNGETRRSFADHLYTSLWEAGVATFRDEEEIRKGNDISDELKQAIEGSEISIVVFSKNYAQSRWCLDELVKMVECKQKLGQKILPIFYHVTPSKVRKQTGKFGIALNQHKQRFGEETVNGWKAALTTVGYLDGWHITKDGYESGIIKRITECVLRELNHTYMDVATYPVGIDSRVKDIENLLQSQTNDGVKMIGIFGTGGGGKTTLAKAIYNRYYQSFEGSSFIEDVRSGGRHDGLARLQEKLIWDTLKKKIHEIDNVGRGITLIKRILPSKKVLIVLDNIDSRNQLSSLAGQRDWFGSGSIIIITTRDVRLLSNLRAHEKYEVNMLSLNESLQLLSWYAFDVPGWRDYAEKLKKMPPDKVQEVLKISYDALDDDAQNIFLDIACFFIGHDKNSTIEILKACNFVPGDGIKTLIDRCLLKINIFGKFEMHDSVRDMGREIVRMESPIEPGKRSRLVDPEEIIDVLRGKKGTDAIQGMILNSNMLKDGPFSMEAFEGMKNLRILILNGVSLRGSFEYLSNELRLFRLYNCHLSCIPFNFRCEKLVELDMEGSNIKEFQCNMQLQHLRCLKILKFDYCEQLKKTPNFTGAHTLQKVSFYRCSNLVKVHPSIGSLERLVELNFNSCKKLKVLPSSICKLKLLEILNLSFCVKLWELPTELGKLEQLRELHARGTDISHIPFSLGCLRNLKELDLHDYIKKSRDGVAFFPPSVANSCPFKVIENLTSLVTLYLSGESCYLQSLTFHLCHLSNLKVLYLDGLQNLRVLVELHPSLVYLSVKNCVSLKKIVTVSKLKLELLCFENCESLVDLPKMESLSSLRCLSIKNCNALTIADNYLHEGDFPIALRSLSSSLNGIDLMGSYYPQSLLLSPFHQYSNLKQLSLDDLQNLRSLPQLPPNLERLSAKNSVSLEKIADLSNLKRLEQLDIQNCKSLIELLGLESLESLRYLGIANCSCLKIPSIEKWFKVHPKDDSVYINVEVSVVERGRIYSQFSFMNPSFVIDHSEIDGPNRIDLGVRSKSSVALFSRSNDNDGRSIGGVCRSPWFAEDILYR; encoded by the exons AATGGCGAGACACGGAGATCATTCGCCGATCATCTCTACACAAGCTTGTGGGAAGCTGGGGTTGCAACCTTTCGAGATGAAGAAGAGATCCGGAAAGGCAATGACATTTCTGATGAGTTGAAGCAGGCCATTGAGGGGTCTGAGATATCCATTGTTGTATTCTCAAAAAATTATGCCCAATCTAGATGGTGCCTTGACGAGCTGGTGAAAATGGTGGAGTGTAAACAGAAATTGGGACAAAAGATTCTTCCCATATTCTATCATGTTACTCCTTCAAAGGTTCGCAAACAGACAGGCAAGTTTGGTATAGCACTGAATCAACATAAACAGCGATTTGGAGAAGAAACAGTTAATGGGTGGAAAGCTGCACTCACTACCGTTGGTTATTTGGATGGATGGCATATCACGAAAGACGG GTATGAGTCAGGGATCATCAAAAGAATTACTGAATGTGTACTAAGGGAATTGAATCATACATACATGGATGTTGCAACGTATCCGGTCGGAATTGATTCTCGTGTGAAAGATATAGAGAATTTATTGCAAAGTCAAACAAATGATGGTGTGAAGATGATTGGAATTTTTGGCACGGGTGGTGGTGGGAAAACAACCCTTGCTAAGGCTATATACAACAGGTATTATCAAAGCTTTGAAGGTAGTAGTTTTATCGAAGACGTTAGATCTGGGGGACGACATGATGGTTTAGCTCGTTTACAAGAGAAACTTATTTGGGATACACTCAAGAAAAAAATACATGAAATAGATAATGTTGGTAGAGGAATaactttaattaaaagaatactGCCATCAAAAAAGGTTCTTATTGTTCTTGATAACATAGACAGTAGAAATCAACTAAGCTCATTAGCAGGACAACGAGATTGGTTTGGTTCAGGCAGCATAATTATCATAACAACTAGAGATGTTCGGTTGTTGAGTAACCTTAGAGCACACGAAAAGTACGAGGTCAACATGTTAAGCTTGAATGAATCTTTGCAACTCTTGAGTTGGTATGCTTTTGATGTCCCT GGATGGAGGGACTATGCtgagaaattaaaaaagatgCCTCCTGACAAAGTTCAAGAGgttcttaaaataagctatgATGCACTTGATGATGATGCTCAGAACATCTTTCTTGATATTGCTTGTTTTTTCATTGGGCATGACAAAAACAGCACTATTGAGATATTGAAAGCTTGTAATTTTGTTCCTGGAGATGGAATCAAAACTTTGATAGATAGATGcttgttaaaaataaatatatttggaaAATTTGAAATGCATGATTCAGTTCGTGATATGGGTAGAGAAATTGTTCGAATGGAATCCCCAATAGAGCCTGGCAAACGCAGTAGATTGGTGGATCCAGAGGAAATCATTGATGTTCTTCGGGGAAAGAAG gGCACAGATGCAATTCAAGGGATGATTCTAAATTCTAACATGTTAAAGGATGGGCCTTTTAGTATGGAAGCATTCGAAGGGATGAAAAATTTACGGATACTCATATTGAATGGTGTGAGTCTCCGCGGATCTTTTGAATATTTATCCAATGAGCTCAGGTTGTTTAGATTATACAATTGCCATTTGAGTTGCATACCATTTAATTTTCGCTGTGAGAAACTTGTTGAGTTAGACATGGAAGGTAGCAATATCAAAGAATTCCAATGCAATATGCAGCTGCAG CATCTTAGATGCTTGAAGATCTTAAAGTTTGATTATTGTGAACAACTTAAGAAAACACCAAACTTTACTGGGGCACATACTCTTCAAAAAGTATCCTTTTACCGGTGTTCAAATTTGGTCAAGGTACACCCATCAATTGGAAGTTTGGAGAGACTTGTCGAGTTAAATTTTAACAGTTGCAAGAAACTCAAGGTTCTTCCAAGTAGCATTTGCAAGTTAAAAttacttgaaattttaaatttgagtttttgCGTAAAACTGTGGGAGCTTCCAACTGAGTTGGGAAAATTAGAGCAACTAAGAGAGTTACATGCTCGTGGAACTGACATCTCACATATACCATTTTCTTTGGGATGCTTGAGAAATCTAAAGGAACTGGATCTGCATGACTACATTAAGAAATCACGTGATGGTGTTGCTTTTTTTCCACCTTCTGTTGCAAATTCGTGCCCCTTTAAAGTTATTGAGAATTTGACCTCATTGGTAACTTTATATTTATCAGGAGAAAGTTGTTATCTTCAAAGCTTAACCTTCCACCTTTGTCATCTTTCAAACTTGAAAGTTCTCTACTTGGACGGTCTCCAAAATCTTAGAGTACTTGTAGAACTTCATCCTAGTTTGGTGTACCTCTCTGTAAAAAATTGTGTCTCATTGAAAAAAATAGTAACTGTATCGAAATTGAAACTTGAACTGTTGTGTTTTGAAAACTGTGAAAGTTTGGTTGATCTTCCAAAGATGGAGAGTCTTTCATCCTTAAGATGTCTTAGCATAAAGAATTGCAATGCTTTGACTATTGCTGACAACTATTTGCATGAAGGAGATTTTCCAATTGCTCTTAGGAGTTTGTCCTCCTCGTTGAATGGAATAGATTTAATGGGAAGTTATTATCCTCAAAGTTTACTATTAAGCCCTTTCCATCAATATTCCAATTTGAAGCAACTCTCCTTGGACGATCTGCAGAATCTTAGATCACTTCCACAACTTCCTCCTAATTTGGAGAGACTCTCTGCAAAGAATTCTGTCTCATTAGAAAAGATAGCAGATCTATCCAACTTGAAAAGACTTGAACAGCTAGATATTCAGAACTGCAAAAGTTTGATTGAGCTTTTAGGCTTGGAGAGTCTTGAATCCTTACGTTATCTTGGGATAGCAAATTGCAGCTGTTTGAAGATTCCTTCGATTGAAAAGTGGTTCAAG GTACATCCCAAAGATGATAGTGTCTATATTAATGTGGAAGTGAGTGTAGTTGAGCGGGGTAGAATATACAGCCAATTTTCTTTCATGAATCCATCCTTTGTGATTGATCACAGTGAAATTGATGGTCCTAATAGAATTGATTTGGGTGTGAGAAGCAAAAGCAGTG TGGCGCTCTTTTCACGTTCCAATGACAATGATGGGAGAAGCATTGGAGGTGTATGCAGAAGTCCATGGTTTGCAGAAGATATTTTGTATAGGTGA
- the LOC116024417 gene encoding squamosa promoter-binding-like protein 6: MESSWSNSLEGGFWVSDNGLEFPVETLKRTTNNPQTERNLIPFCEGELFMVDMMWNSLVSSSSADKDDEEDDGVIKMLSSESSLPSKRPRTANHEEIKGRQCSSPTYTQQDIVMKFSSQVPVCQVHGCNRDLRSSKHYHRKHKVCSEHSMAAQVVVNGAEQRFCQQCSRFHIIAEFDDKKRSCRKRLTQHNERRRKPMNQIHWGPAARFLDMSSQRLPIPFHFPAELSQTYFFHDIYGKNSSCQIESTVQQSNAHTNANQHNPQKQASMETLSAAGRKSRRRAFSLLSAEPTRFTLHGCNGGFNNGADQPEGNCQESGPVLDLQQLSALFQRVQQQQQQELPSF; this comes from the exons ATGGAGTCGTCTTGGAGCAATAGTTTGGAAGGAGGCTTTTGGGTTTCTGATAATGGCCTCGAATTCCCAGTTGAAACCCTGAAAAGAACCACAAATAATCCTCAAACTGAGAGGAACTTAATCCCATTCTGTGAAGGGGAATTATTCATGGTTGATATGATGTGGAACTCTCTAGTAAGTTCTTCAAGTGCTgacaaagatgatgaagaagatgatggtgTTATCAAGATGTTATCATCTGAATCTTCATTGCCATCGAAAAGACCCAGAACTGCAAATCACGAAGAAATTAAGGGAAGACAATGTTCTTCACCGACATATACACAACAAGACATTGTGATGAAGTTTAGTTCGCAGGTTCCTGTCTGCCAAGTTCATGGCTGTAACAGAGATCTTAGATCCTCTAAACACTACCACAGAAAGCATAAAGTGTGTTCTGAGCATTCTATGGCTGCCCAAGTTGTTGTTAATGGAGCTGAGCAGCGTTTCTGCCAACAATGCAGcag GTTTCATATAATTGCAGAATTTGACGACAAAAAACGCAGTTGTCGCAAGCGCCTTACACAGCACAATGAGCGCAGACGAAAGCCTATGAACCAAATTCACTGGG GGCCTGCAGCAAGGTTCTTAGATATGTCTTCCCAGAGGCTGCCAATACCATTCCACTTTCCTGCAGAACTTTCCCAAACTTATTTTTTCCATGACATCTATGGGAAGAACAGTAGCTGCCAAATTGAATCAACAGTGCAACAATCAAATGCTCACACCAATGCCAATCAGCACAACCCACAAAAACAAGCTTCCATGGAAACTTTATCAGCTGCAGGCCGAAAATCCAGACGTCGTGCTTTCTCTCTTCTGTCAGCAGAACCAACTAGATTCACATTACATGGCTGCAATGGAGGTTTTAACAATGGAGCTGATCAGCCAGAAGGAAATTGTCAAGAAAGTGGACCTGTTCTTGATCTGCAACAGCTATCAGCTCTGTTCCAAAGggtgcagcagcagcagcaacaggAATTGCCTTCATTTTGA